A section of the Saccopteryx leptura isolate mSacLep1 chromosome 6, mSacLep1_pri_phased_curated, whole genome shotgun sequence genome encodes:
- the CAMSAP3 gene encoding calmodulin-regulated spectrin-associated protein 3 isoform X9, translating into MVEAAPPGPGPLRRTFLVPEIKSLDQYDFSRAKAAASLAWVLRAAFGGAEHVPSELWEPFYTDQYAQEHVKPPVTRLLLSAELYCRAWCQALPQLETPPSPSALLALLARKGTVPSLPERPVQEADLRHQPILMGAHLAVIDALMVAFALEWTKTLPGPLVLASLEHKLIFWVDTTIRRLQEKTEQEAAQRTSPAAPADGVAPVQPSIRYRKDRTVARCAPCFPTVTGLQDLASGAALAATIHCYCPQLLRLEEVCLKDPMSVADSLYNLQLVQDFCASRLPRGCPLTLEDLLYVPPPLKINLVVLLAEMFMCFEVLKPDFVQAKDLPNRHVASPQATEASTPQNSSGSSSPVFSFRHPLLSSGGPQSPLRGSTGSLKSSPSMSHMEALGKAWNRQLSRPLSQAVSFSTPFGLDSDVDVVMGDPVLLRSVSSDSLGPLRPVPAVTPAHLPPEPGDLPTIEEALQIIHSAEPRLLPDGAADGSFYLHSPEGPSKPPLASPYPPDKPPSYLPHLEGPSKLSPCLAGEVLKPPALSEGSLMVGVSSPVASNSEVKMTSFAERKKQLVKAEAGAGSPVSTPVAPEALSSEMSELGARLEEKRRAIEAQKRRIEAIFAKHRQRLGKSAFLQVQPQEAGGEPEPEPGPVPGGERPAGEGQGEPTPRHKAVTFSPELGPVPPEGLGDYNRAVSKLSAALSSLQRDMQRLTDQQQRLLAPPETPGPTPPPAAWVIPVPMTGSKAAPASPTRRAPAARRSPGPGPSPAPRSPKHARPAELRLAPLTRVLTPPHDVDNLPHLRKFSPSQVPVQTRSSILLAEGSPPEEPIARPGLIEIPLGSLEEPSAENEGDGSPPGADDSLEEELSSEGVPRTGLGFFYKDEDKPEDEMAQKRANLLERQQRRVEEVQRRKQWQEAEKEQRREEAARLAHEEVAPGLPAPTARATAEEEVGPRRGEFTRLEYERRAQLKLMDDLDKVLRPRALGTGGPGRGGRRASRPRSGCCDDSALARSPARCLLGSRLSKVYSQSTLSLSTVASEAPNNLGVKRSTSRAPSPSGLMSPSRLPGSRDRDWENGSNASSPASVPEYTGPRLYKEPSAKSNKFIIHNALSHCCLAGKVNEPQKNRILEEIEKSKANHFLILFRDSSCQFRALYTLSGETEELSRLAGYGPRTVTPAMVEGIYKYNSDRKRFTQIPAKTMSMSVDAFTIQGHLWQSKKPTTPKKGSSTPK; encoded by the exons ATGGTGGAGGCGGCGCCCCCCGGGCCCGGGCCGCTGCGGAGGACCTTTCTGGTACCCGAGATCAAGTCGCTGGACCAGTACGATTTCTCGAGGGCCAAGGCAGCGGCCAGCCTGGCGTGGGTGCTGCGGGCCGCGTTCGGGGGTGCAG AGCACGTGCCCTCGGAGCTGTGGGAGCCCTTCTACACGGACCAGTATGCACAGGAGCACGTGAAGCCTCCCGTGACCCGGTTACTGCTCTCGGCAGAGCTGTACTGCAGAGCCTGGTGCCAGGCGCTGCCGCAGCTCGAGACACCCCCCAGCCCCTCTGCACTTCTGGCCCTGCTGGCACGGAAAGGCACAGTGCCCTCACTGCCAGAGCGTCCAGTGCAGGAGGCCGACCTGAGACACCAGCCTATCCTTATG GGAGCCCACTTAGCTGTCATTGATGCTCTCATGGTTGCATTCGCCTTAGAGTGGACAAAGACACTGCCTGGTCCTTTGGTCCTTGCCAGCTTGGAGCACAAGCTCATTTTCTGGGTGGACACG ACAATCCGGCGGCTGCAGGAGAAGACAGAGCAGGAAGCAGCTCAGAGAACATCTCCTGCAGCCCCTGCAGATGGGGTGGCGCCAGTGCAGCCCTCG ATCCGATACCGCAAGGACCGTACAGTAGCCCgatgtgccccctgctttccCACTGTGACTGGCCTCCAGGACCTGGCCAGTGGGGCTGCTCTGGCTGCCACAATCCACTGCTATTGTCCCCAGCTATTACGACTTGAGG AGGTGTGCCTCAAGGACCCCATGTCTGTGGCGGACAGCCTGTACAACCTCCAGCTGGTGCAGGATTTCTGCGCCTCCCGCCTTCCTCGTGGCTGCCCGCTGACCCTTGAGGACCTACTCTATGTGCCACCACCCCTCAAG ATCAACCTGGTGGTGCTGTTGGCTGAGATGTTCATGTGCTTTGAGGTGCTGAAACCTGACTTTGTGCAGGCCAAGGACCTGCCTAATCGTCATG TTGCCTCCCCCCAAGCCACAGAGGCCTCCACCCCTCAGAACAGCAGCGGCAGTAG TTCTCCTGTCTTCAGTTTCCGCCATCCACTCCTGTCATCTGGAGGTCCCCAGTCCCCACTCCGAGGATCCACAG GCTCACTGAAGTCCTCCCCGTCCATGTCCCACATGGAGGCCCTTGGCAAGGCCTGGAATCGGCAGCTCAG CCGTCCCCTTTCCCAGGCTGTGTCGTTCAGCACCCCCTTTGGCCTGGACAGCGATGTGGATGTCGTCATGGGAGACCCGGTCCTACTTCGCTCTGTCAGCTCAGACAGCCTGGGCCCCCTGCGCCCTGTGCCGGCAGTGACGCCTGCCCACCTACCACCAGAGCCTGGAGACCTGCCTACTATCGAGGAGGCCCTGCAGATCATCCACAGTGCTGAGCCCCGGCTACTTCCAGATGGGGCTGCCGATGGCAGCTTCTATCTCCACTCGCCTGAGGGGCCCTCCAAACCCCCACTggcctccccctacccccccgaCAAACCACCTTCCTACTTGCCTCATCTTGAAGGCCCCTCAAAACTATCTCCCTGCCTGGCAGGGGAGGTACTGAAGCCTCCAGCCCTGTCTGAGGGCTCCCTGATGGTGGGGGTTTCATCCCCAGTTGCCAGCAACTCTGAAGTGAAGATGACCAGCTTTGCTGAACGCAAGAAGCAGCTGGTGAAGGCTGAGGCTGGTGCGGGATCTCCGGTATCCACCCCAGTGGCACCTGAGGCCCTGAGCTCAGAGATGAGCGAGCTTGGAGCCCGGCTAGAGGAGAAACGGCGGGCCATTGAGGCTCAGAAGCGACGGATAGAGGCCATCTTTGCCAAGCACCGCCAGCGATTGGGCAAGAGTGCTTTCCTGCAGGTGCAACCACAGGAGGCTGGAggggagccagagccagagccaggtcCAGTTCCTGGTGGAGAACGGCCTGCAGGCGAGGGCCAGGGTGAGCCAACTCCAAGGCACAAGGCCGTGACCTTCTCACCAGAACTTGGCCCAGTGCCCCCTGAGGGTCTTGGGGACTATAACCGGGCAGTCAGCAAGCTGAGTGCTGCACTGAGCTCATTGCAGCGGGATATGCAGAGGCTCACCGACCAGCAACAGCGGCTCCTAGCCCCACCCGAAACCCCTGGGCCTACCCCACCTCCAGCTGCGTGGGTCATCCCTGTTCCCATGACGGGTTCCAAAGCTGCACCTGCCAGCCCTACACGGCGTGCCCCAGCTGCCCGGCGCAGCCCAGGGCCAGGTCCCAGCCCAGCGCCCCGCAGTCCGAAGCATGCACGGCCAGCAGAGCTGCGACTGGCGCCCCTGACGAGGGTGCTAACACCTCCCCACGATGTAGACAACCTCCCCCACCTGCGTAAGTTCTCGCCGAGCCAGGTGCCAGTGCAGACGCGCTCCTCCATCCTCCTGGCAGAGGGGTCACCACCTGAGGAGCCCATTGCCAGGCCAGGCCTCATCGAAATTCCACTGGGCAGCCTAGAAGAGCCCTCAGCTGAGAATGAGGGAGATGGGAGCCCCCCTGGTGCTGATGATTCCTTAGAGGAAGAGCTATCTTCAGAGGGAGTTCCCCGCACCGGGCTGGGCTTCTTCTATAAG GATGAAGACAAGCCCGAGGACGAGATGGCCCAAAAGCGGGCCAACCTGCTGGAGCGGCAACAGCGGCGGGTGGAGGAGGTGCAGCGGCGGAAACAGTGGCAGGAGGCTGAGAAAGAGCAGCGAAGGGAGGAGGCTGCACG GCTGGCCCACGAGGAGGTGGCCCCAGGCCTCCCGGCCCCCACTGCCAGGGCCACAGCTGAAGAAGAGGTGGGCCCCCGGCGTGGGGAGTTCACACGGCTTGAGTATGAACGCCGGGCCCAATTGAAGCTGATGGACGACCTGGACAAGGTGTTGCGGCCGCGGGCCTTGGGGACCGGAGGGCCAGGCCGGGGTGGGCGGAGGGCTTCCCGGCCACGCTCTGGTTGCTGTGATGATTCGGCCCTGGCTCGAAGCCCTGCCCGTTGCCTGCTGG GCTCTCGGCTCAGCAAGGTCTATTCCCAGTCCACCCTGTCACTGTCAACCGTGGCCAGTGAGGCACCCAATAACCTTGGTGTGAAGAGGTCCACATCTCG GGCTCCATCCCCATCAGGCCTCATGTCCCCAAGCCGCCTGCCCGGCAGCCGTGACCGTGACTGGGAGAATGGCAGCAACGCCTCTTCCCCTGCATCAGTGCCTGAGTACACAG GTCCCCGGCTATACAAGGAGCCTAGTGCCAAGTCCAACAAGTTCATCATCCACAATGCCCTGTCACACTGCTGCCTGGCAGGCAAGGTGAATGAGCCACAGAAGAACCGCATTCTTGAG GAAATTGAGAAGAGCAAGGCCAACCATTTCCTGATCCTCTTCCGGGACTCAAGCTGCCAGTTCCGGGCCCTCTACACCCTGTCAGGGGAGACAGAGGAGCTGTCTCGGCTGGCGGGCTATGGCCCCCGCACGGTCACACCCGCCATGGTCGAAGGCATCTACAAGTACAACTCAGACCGCAAGCGCTTCACCCAGATTCCTGCGAAGACCATGTCCATGAGTGTGGATGCCTTCACTATCCAGGGACATCTCTGGCAGAGCAAGAAACCCACTACTCCCAAGAAGGGGAGCAGTACCCCCAAATAG
- the CAMSAP3 gene encoding calmodulin-regulated spectrin-associated protein 3 isoform X6, which translates to MVEAAPPGPGPLRRTFLVPEIKSLDQYDFSRAKAAASLAWVLRAAFGGAEHVPSELWEPFYTDQYAQEHVKPPVTRLLLSAELYCRAWCQALPQLETPPSPSALLALLARKGTVPSLPERPVQEADLRHQPILMGAHLAVIDALMVAFALEWTKTLPGPLVLASLEHKLIFWVDTTIRRLQEKTEQEAAQRTSPAAPADGVAPVQPSCPTRWYWKLVPHAIAFCLKESGSKPPMIRYRKDRTVARCAPCFPTVTGLQDLASGAALAATIHCYCPQLLRLEEVCLKDPMSVADSLYNLQLVQDFCASRLPRGCPLTLEDLLYVPPPLKINLVVLLAEMFMCFEVLKPDFVQAKDLPNRHVASPQATEASTPQNSSGSSSPVFSFRHPLLSSGGPQSPLRGSTGSLKSSPSMSHMEALGKAWNRQLSRPLSQAVSFSTPFGLDSDVDVVMGDPVLLRSVSSDSLGPLRPVPAVTPAHLPPEPGDLPTIEEALQIIHSAEPRLLPDGAADGSFYLHSPEGPSKPPLASPYPPDKPPSYLPHLEGPSKLSPCLAGEVLKPPALSEGSLMVGVSSPVASNSEVKMTSFAERKKQLVKAEAGAGSPVSTPVAPEALSSEMSELGARLEEKRRAIEAQKRRIEAIFAKHRQRLGKSAFLQVQPQEAGGEPEPEPGPVPGGERPAGEGQGEPTPRHKAVTFSPELGPVPPEGLGDYNRAVSKLSAALSSLQRDMQRLTDQQQRLLAPPETPGPTPPPAAWVIPVPMTGSKAAPASPTRRAPAARRSPGPGPSPAPRSPKHARPAELRLAPLTRVLTPPHDVDNLPHLRKFSPSQVPVQTRSSILLAEGSPPEEPIARPGLIEIPLGSLEEPSAENEGDGSPPGADDSLEEELSSEGVPRTGLGFFYKDEDKPEDEMAQKRANLLERQQRRVEEVQRRKQWQEAEKEQRREEAARLAHEEVAPGLPAPTARATAEEEVGPRRGEFTRLEYERRAQLKLMDDLDKVLRPRALGTGGPGRGGRRASRPRSGCCDDSALARSPARCLLGSRLSKVYSQSTLSLSTVASEAPNNLGVKRSTSRAPSPSGLMSPSRLPGSRDRDWENGSNASSPASVPEYTGPRLYKEPSAKSNKFIIHNALSHCCLAGKVNEPQKNRILEEIEKSKANHFLILFRDSSCQFRALYTLSGETEELSRLAGYGPRTVTPAMVEGIYKYNSDRKRFTQIPAKTMSMSVDAFTIQGHLWQSKKPTTPKKGSSTPK; encoded by the exons ATGGTGGAGGCGGCGCCCCCCGGGCCCGGGCCGCTGCGGAGGACCTTTCTGGTACCCGAGATCAAGTCGCTGGACCAGTACGATTTCTCGAGGGCCAAGGCAGCGGCCAGCCTGGCGTGGGTGCTGCGGGCCGCGTTCGGGGGTGCAG AGCACGTGCCCTCGGAGCTGTGGGAGCCCTTCTACACGGACCAGTATGCACAGGAGCACGTGAAGCCTCCCGTGACCCGGTTACTGCTCTCGGCAGAGCTGTACTGCAGAGCCTGGTGCCAGGCGCTGCCGCAGCTCGAGACACCCCCCAGCCCCTCTGCACTTCTGGCCCTGCTGGCACGGAAAGGCACAGTGCCCTCACTGCCAGAGCGTCCAGTGCAGGAGGCCGACCTGAGACACCAGCCTATCCTTATG GGAGCCCACTTAGCTGTCATTGATGCTCTCATGGTTGCATTCGCCTTAGAGTGGACAAAGACACTGCCTGGTCCTTTGGTCCTTGCCAGCTTGGAGCACAAGCTCATTTTCTGGGTGGACACG ACAATCCGGCGGCTGCAGGAGAAGACAGAGCAGGAAGCAGCTCAGAGAACATCTCCTGCAGCCCCTGCAGATGGGGTGGCGCCAGTGCAGCCCTCG TGTCCCACACGCTGGTACTGGAAGCTGGTTCCT CACGCAATTGCCTTCTGTTTGAAGGAGTCGGGGAGCAAACCCCCCATG ATCCGATACCGCAAGGACCGTACAGTAGCCCgatgtgccccctgctttccCACTGTGACTGGCCTCCAGGACCTGGCCAGTGGGGCTGCTCTGGCTGCCACAATCCACTGCTATTGTCCCCAGCTATTACGACTTGAGG AGGTGTGCCTCAAGGACCCCATGTCTGTGGCGGACAGCCTGTACAACCTCCAGCTGGTGCAGGATTTCTGCGCCTCCCGCCTTCCTCGTGGCTGCCCGCTGACCCTTGAGGACCTACTCTATGTGCCACCACCCCTCAAG ATCAACCTGGTGGTGCTGTTGGCTGAGATGTTCATGTGCTTTGAGGTGCTGAAACCTGACTTTGTGCAGGCCAAGGACCTGCCTAATCGTCATG TTGCCTCCCCCCAAGCCACAGAGGCCTCCACCCCTCAGAACAGCAGCGGCAGTAG TTCTCCTGTCTTCAGTTTCCGCCATCCACTCCTGTCATCTGGAGGTCCCCAGTCCCCACTCCGAGGATCCACAG GCTCACTGAAGTCCTCCCCGTCCATGTCCCACATGGAGGCCCTTGGCAAGGCCTGGAATCGGCAGCTCAG CCGTCCCCTTTCCCAGGCTGTGTCGTTCAGCACCCCCTTTGGCCTGGACAGCGATGTGGATGTCGTCATGGGAGACCCGGTCCTACTTCGCTCTGTCAGCTCAGACAGCCTGGGCCCCCTGCGCCCTGTGCCGGCAGTGACGCCTGCCCACCTACCACCAGAGCCTGGAGACCTGCCTACTATCGAGGAGGCCCTGCAGATCATCCACAGTGCTGAGCCCCGGCTACTTCCAGATGGGGCTGCCGATGGCAGCTTCTATCTCCACTCGCCTGAGGGGCCCTCCAAACCCCCACTggcctccccctacccccccgaCAAACCACCTTCCTACTTGCCTCATCTTGAAGGCCCCTCAAAACTATCTCCCTGCCTGGCAGGGGAGGTACTGAAGCCTCCAGCCCTGTCTGAGGGCTCCCTGATGGTGGGGGTTTCATCCCCAGTTGCCAGCAACTCTGAAGTGAAGATGACCAGCTTTGCTGAACGCAAGAAGCAGCTGGTGAAGGCTGAGGCTGGTGCGGGATCTCCGGTATCCACCCCAGTGGCACCTGAGGCCCTGAGCTCAGAGATGAGCGAGCTTGGAGCCCGGCTAGAGGAGAAACGGCGGGCCATTGAGGCTCAGAAGCGACGGATAGAGGCCATCTTTGCCAAGCACCGCCAGCGATTGGGCAAGAGTGCTTTCCTGCAGGTGCAACCACAGGAGGCTGGAggggagccagagccagagccaggtcCAGTTCCTGGTGGAGAACGGCCTGCAGGCGAGGGCCAGGGTGAGCCAACTCCAAGGCACAAGGCCGTGACCTTCTCACCAGAACTTGGCCCAGTGCCCCCTGAGGGTCTTGGGGACTATAACCGGGCAGTCAGCAAGCTGAGTGCTGCACTGAGCTCATTGCAGCGGGATATGCAGAGGCTCACCGACCAGCAACAGCGGCTCCTAGCCCCACCCGAAACCCCTGGGCCTACCCCACCTCCAGCTGCGTGGGTCATCCCTGTTCCCATGACGGGTTCCAAAGCTGCACCTGCCAGCCCTACACGGCGTGCCCCAGCTGCCCGGCGCAGCCCAGGGCCAGGTCCCAGCCCAGCGCCCCGCAGTCCGAAGCATGCACGGCCAGCAGAGCTGCGACTGGCGCCCCTGACGAGGGTGCTAACACCTCCCCACGATGTAGACAACCTCCCCCACCTGCGTAAGTTCTCGCCGAGCCAGGTGCCAGTGCAGACGCGCTCCTCCATCCTCCTGGCAGAGGGGTCACCACCTGAGGAGCCCATTGCCAGGCCAGGCCTCATCGAAATTCCACTGGGCAGCCTAGAAGAGCCCTCAGCTGAGAATGAGGGAGATGGGAGCCCCCCTGGTGCTGATGATTCCTTAGAGGAAGAGCTATCTTCAGAGGGAGTTCCCCGCACCGGGCTGGGCTTCTTCTATAAG GATGAAGACAAGCCCGAGGACGAGATGGCCCAAAAGCGGGCCAACCTGCTGGAGCGGCAACAGCGGCGGGTGGAGGAGGTGCAGCGGCGGAAACAGTGGCAGGAGGCTGAGAAAGAGCAGCGAAGGGAGGAGGCTGCACG GCTGGCCCACGAGGAGGTGGCCCCAGGCCTCCCGGCCCCCACTGCCAGGGCCACAGCTGAAGAAGAGGTGGGCCCCCGGCGTGGGGAGTTCACACGGCTTGAGTATGAACGCCGGGCCCAATTGAAGCTGATGGACGACCTGGACAAGGTGTTGCGGCCGCGGGCCTTGGGGACCGGAGGGCCAGGCCGGGGTGGGCGGAGGGCTTCCCGGCCACGCTCTGGTTGCTGTGATGATTCGGCCCTGGCTCGAAGCCCTGCCCGTTGCCTGCTGG GCTCTCGGCTCAGCAAGGTCTATTCCCAGTCCACCCTGTCACTGTCAACCGTGGCCAGTGAGGCACCCAATAACCTTGGTGTGAAGAGGTCCACATCTCG GGCTCCATCCCCATCAGGCCTCATGTCCCCAAGCCGCCTGCCCGGCAGCCGTGACCGTGACTGGGAGAATGGCAGCAACGCCTCTTCCCCTGCATCAGTGCCTGAGTACACAG GTCCCCGGCTATACAAGGAGCCTAGTGCCAAGTCCAACAAGTTCATCATCCACAATGCCCTGTCACACTGCTGCCTGGCAGGCAAGGTGAATGAGCCACAGAAGAACCGCATTCTTGAG GAAATTGAGAAGAGCAAGGCCAACCATTTCCTGATCCTCTTCCGGGACTCAAGCTGCCAGTTCCGGGCCCTCTACACCCTGTCAGGGGAGACAGAGGAGCTGTCTCGGCTGGCGGGCTATGGCCCCCGCACGGTCACACCCGCCATGGTCGAAGGCATCTACAAGTACAACTCAGACCGCAAGCGCTTCACCCAGATTCCTGCGAAGACCATGTCCATGAGTGTGGATGCCTTCACTATCCAGGGACATCTCTGGCAGAGCAAGAAACCCACTACTCCCAAGAAGGGGAGCAGTACCCCCAAATAG